In the Bradyrhizobium guangzhouense genome, one interval contains:
- the flgB gene encoding flagellar basal body rod protein FlgB: MGPLYLFELASSQARWLELRQSTIATNVANANTPGFKARDVEPFNKVLDAVPVRLATTSPAHMQLSPAETDTRAVAKKDSWDVVHSGNSVSLEQEMIKGSDVNRDYSMNSAIVRSFNRMVLTSAKT, encoded by the coding sequence GTGGGACCGCTTTATCTCTTCGAACTCGCATCCTCGCAGGCACGCTGGCTCGAGCTTCGTCAGTCGACCATTGCCACCAATGTCGCCAATGCCAATACGCCGGGCTTCAAGGCGCGCGACGTCGAACCGTTCAACAAGGTGCTCGACGCGGTGCCGGTCAGGCTGGCCACGACCTCGCCAGCCCACATGCAGCTGTCCCCGGCCGAAACCGACACGCGGGCCGTCGCAAAGAAGGACAGCTGGGATGTTGTCCACTCCGGAAACTCCGTGAGCCTGGAGCAGGAGATGATCAAGGGCAGCGACGTCAATCGCGACTACTCGATGAATTCGGCGATCGTGCGCTCGTTCAATCGCA
- a CDS encoding DUF1217 domain-containing protein, whose translation MLSTIADYTRLTTDMSKSLTQVEQQPDVSRDTAYYLANIGKVKSIDDFLNNYKLYSYAMKAYGLDDMIYAKAFMRKVLTEGIATSDTFANKLSDSRYREFAAAFNFAALGAAATQSTAATSGTTGQYATQTLEQDAGDQNEGLRLALYFTRKASSITSPYQILADKALTQVVQTAEGWSSMISSSDIDMQAKMITDKINLADFKDPAKVTRFVQRFAAMWDANQAQSDSSTNPALVLITGASTSSASLDTDMLTTLQNIKFNR comes from the coding sequence ATGCTATCCACGATCGCGGACTACACCAGGCTGACCACGGACATGAGCAAATCGCTCACTCAGGTCGAGCAGCAGCCGGACGTCAGCCGCGATACCGCCTACTACCTCGCCAATATCGGCAAGGTGAAGAGCATCGACGATTTCCTGAACAACTATAAGCTCTACTCCTATGCGATGAAGGCCTACGGCCTGGACGACATGATCTACGCCAAAGCGTTCATGCGGAAAGTGCTGACCGAGGGCATCGCGACCTCCGATACTTTCGCCAATAAGCTGAGCGACAGCCGCTACCGTGAGTTCGCCGCCGCCTTCAACTTTGCCGCGCTAGGCGCCGCCGCGACCCAGAGCACCGCGGCCACATCAGGCACGACCGGCCAGTATGCCACCCAGACGCTGGAGCAGGATGCCGGCGATCAGAATGAGGGCCTCCGGCTGGCGCTCTATTTCACGCGCAAGGCCTCCTCGATCACGAGCCCCTACCAGATCCTCGCCGACAAGGCCCTGACCCAGGTGGTGCAGACCGCAGAGGGCTGGTCGTCGATGATCAGCTCGTCCGACATCGACATGCAGGCCAAGATGATCACGGACAAGATCAACCTCGCCGATTTCAAGGATCCGGCCAAGGTCACCAGATTCGTACAGCGCTTCGCGGCGATGTGGGATGCGAACCAGGCGCAGAGCGACAGCTCGACCAACCCCGCGCTGGTACTGATCACCGGCGCCTCGACGTCGTCGGCAAGTCTCGACACCGATATGCTCACGACACTTCAGAATATCAAGTTCAACAGGTAA
- the motA gene encoding flagellar motor stator protein MotA, whose amino-acid sequence MGSFVGIVITVAALLGGFAAMGGHLAVLMQPWEFVIIMGTAVGTFIVANPWKTVVDTGVACMQAVSGAVPGQRYYLDLLGALHALMRELRGKGRNEVEAHIDDPSSSEIFKAFPSVLGDPSLLQFICDYVRLIIMGNARTHEIEALMDEEIHTIVKSKLTPYHALVVVSEALPALGIVAAVLGVIKAMGALDQSPKLLGGFIGAALVGTFAGIFLSYGIISPFALKIKMTREKKCRPYIIVKQTLLAFMNGAMPQIAVEHGRKMIASSERPSIDVVENETIAGPKAVVTDTEPKAARA is encoded by the coding sequence TTGGGCAGTTTCGTGGGGATTGTCATCACGGTGGCAGCACTGCTTGGCGGATTTGCCGCCATGGGCGGGCACCTGGCCGTGCTGATGCAGCCGTGGGAGTTCGTGATCATCATGGGCACCGCGGTGGGCACCTTCATCGTGGCCAATCCGTGGAAGACGGTCGTGGACACCGGGGTCGCCTGCATGCAGGCCGTCAGCGGTGCGGTGCCGGGCCAGCGCTATTACCTTGACCTGCTCGGTGCGCTCCATGCCTTGATGCGCGAGTTGCGCGGCAAGGGCCGCAACGAGGTCGAGGCGCATATCGACGATCCCTCGTCCTCAGAGATCTTCAAGGCGTTCCCGAGCGTGCTCGGTGACCCGTCTCTGCTCCAGTTCATCTGCGATTATGTGCGCCTCATCATCATGGGCAATGCCCGTACCCATGAGATCGAGGCGCTGATGGACGAGGAAATCCACACCATCGTGAAGAGCAAGCTGACCCCCTATCATGCGCTGGTGGTGGTGTCGGAGGCGCTGCCGGCGCTCGGCATCGTCGCGGCGGTGCTCGGCGTCATCAAGGCCATGGGTGCGCTGGACCAGTCGCCAAAGCTGCTCGGCGGCTTCATCGGCGCGGCGCTGGTCGGCACCTTCGCCGGCATCTTCCTGTCCTACGGCATCATTTCGCCCTTCGCGCTGAAGATCAAGATGACGCGCGAGAAGAAGTGCCGGCCATACATCATCGTCAAGCAGACCCTGCTGGCGTTCATGAACGGTGCCATGCCGCAGATCGCGGTCGAACACGGTCGCAAGATGATCGCGAGCTCCGAGCGGCCCTCGATCGACGTCGTCGAGAACGAGACGATTGCAGGTCCCAAGGCCGTCGTGACCGACACTGAACCCAAGGCTGCACGCGCATGA
- the flgF gene encoding flagellar basal-body rod protein FlgF, whose protein sequence is MQSALYVGLSAQVALEKRLQTIANNVANVNTSGFRTDVVKFETVLSKAGANPVAFSSPGDNIISREQGSITETGNPLDVAVVGQGWIAFAGPNGTVYTRDGRLQIAANGDLQTVSGFPVVDSGGAQLTLDPNGGPVSISRSGAITQDNNEIGTIGLFNIPADANLDRYGNSGVTPDRPVTAIADFSRDGFKQGYVEGSSANPMMELTKLMSASRAFDSTNSLIDGTESTLRNAIQTLGDPGK, encoded by the coding sequence ATGCAATCGGCTCTCTATGTCGGATTGTCGGCGCAAGTCGCGCTCGAGAAGCGCCTCCAGACGATCGCCAACAACGTCGCCAACGTCAACACGTCGGGCTTTCGCACCGACGTCGTGAAATTCGAGACGGTGCTCTCCAAGGCCGGCGCAAACCCGGTCGCGTTCTCCTCGCCCGGCGACAACATCATCTCGCGCGAGCAGGGCAGCATCACGGAGACCGGCAATCCGCTCGACGTCGCCGTGGTCGGACAGGGCTGGATCGCCTTCGCCGGCCCCAACGGCACGGTCTATACCCGCGACGGTCGCCTCCAGATCGCCGCGAACGGCGACCTTCAGACGGTGTCGGGCTTTCCCGTCGTCGATTCCGGCGGCGCGCAGCTCACGCTCGACCCCAACGGCGGACCGGTCTCGATCTCACGCAGCGGCGCGATCACCCAGGACAACAACGAGATCGGCACCATCGGCCTGTTCAACATTCCCGCCGATGCCAATCTCGATCGCTACGGCAATTCCGGCGTCACGCCCGACCGGCCCGTAACCGCGATCGCCGATTTCAGCCGCGATGGCTTCAAGCAGGGCTATGTCGAGGGCTCCAGTGCCAATCCGATGATGGAATTGACCAAGCTGATGTCGGCCTCGCGCGCCTTCGACAGCACCAACTCGCTGATCGACGGCACCGAGAGCACGCTCCGCAACGCAATCCAGACGCTGGGCGATCCCGGCAAGTAG
- a CDS encoding flagellar motor switch protein FliM translates to MTMEDVEVDQRKQLPNYLLDAAGISIERMPMLNVIFDRMAASCTDSLQPIAGTPCYFSVNGITNDRVGDIIKDYEGNAVAAVLYAEQWDSRVIIMLDRDFVFTMVEAMFGSDGAEPPLDVERTFSNIEIRLVQALFDRFAKSLQAAFAGTSNVTFRVERVETAMASLAIGRSGNMSICANIMLQALYRGGQMFLIIPHSALNPLRQKLAHVVVSEGGAADPRWREQMESEVHRTEVTLSAVLDEKMITLEDVVKFKVGQVLELEATPRTLARLESNNQVLFWCQIGQLDGYYAMQVADPVDQKREFVDDILSR, encoded by the coding sequence ATGACGATGGAAGACGTCGAGGTCGATCAGCGCAAGCAGCTGCCGAACTATCTGCTGGACGCGGCCGGCATCTCGATCGAACGCATGCCGATGCTCAATGTGATCTTCGATCGCATGGCGGCATCCTGTACGGACAGCCTGCAGCCGATCGCGGGCACGCCCTGCTACTTCTCGGTCAACGGCATCACCAACGACCGCGTCGGCGACATCATCAAGGATTACGAGGGCAATGCGGTCGCCGCCGTGCTCTATGCCGAGCAGTGGGACTCCCGCGTCATCATCATGCTCGACCGCGATTTCGTGTTCACGATGGTCGAGGCGATGTTCGGCTCCGACGGCGCCGAGCCGCCGCTCGATGTCGAACGCACCTTCTCGAATATCGAGATACGCCTGGTTCAGGCGCTGTTTGACCGGTTTGCCAAGTCGCTGCAAGCGGCGTTCGCCGGCACCTCCAACGTCACCTTCCGCGTCGAGCGGGTCGAGACGGCGATGGCGTCGCTCGCGATCGGGCGCAGCGGCAACATGTCGATCTGTGCGAACATCATGCTGCAGGCGCTCTATCGCGGCGGCCAGATGTTCCTGATCATTCCGCACTCCGCGCTCAACCCGCTCAGGCAGAAGCTCGCCCACGTCGTCGTCAGCGAAGGCGGCGCGGCCGATCCGCGCTGGCGCGAGCAGATGGAGAGCGAGGTTCACCGCACCGAGGTGACGCTGAGCGCCGTGCTCGACGAGAAAATGATCACCCTCGAGGACGTCGTCAAATTCAAGGTGGGGCAAGTCCTGGAACTCGAGGCTACGCCGCGTACGCTGGCGCGGCTCGAGAGCAACAACCAGGTGCTGTTCTGGTGCCAGATCGGCCAGCTCGATGGCTATTACGCCATGCAGGTGGCAGATCCCGTCGATCAGAAGCGGGAGTTCGTCGATGATATCCTATCTCGTTGA
- a CDS encoding flagellar motor switch protein FliG, with protein MAAPVAPIKQRGVATLGGTEKVAALLLAMGRQAAASVLAQFEPQDIRIVTKAAAELRPITAQELESIVEEFAQQFSMGANILGTLGGLEAVLGDVLPADQVTAIMSDLLGNSSRSVWDRVSSVSENSLATYLSKEHPQTAALILSKVKPSCAAKVMSQLPSSLRNELMRRVLSLKPIVDDAMKVLEKTLHEDLTLNFARNLGADTYARVADIINKMERGHIEDMLKSLSEKRPKSAEVLKELLFTFDDVINLAPKARTMIFDQVPTDRIVVALKGTDKHFRELILSAVASRVRRVVESELAIGEPSNQRDVLEARRVITDLALDLAEKGEIELNPDQEDELVFR; from the coding sequence ATGGCGGCACCGGTCGCTCCCATCAAGCAGCGCGGCGTTGCCACGCTGGGCGGAACGGAAAAGGTCGCGGCGCTCCTGCTGGCCATGGGTCGTCAGGCGGCCGCCAGCGTGCTTGCGCAGTTCGAGCCGCAGGACATTCGCATCGTCACCAAGGCGGCAGCCGAGCTGAGGCCGATCACGGCGCAGGAGCTCGAGTCGATTGTCGAGGAGTTTGCCCAGCAGTTCTCGATGGGCGCCAACATTCTCGGCACGCTGGGCGGGCTCGAGGCCGTGCTGGGCGACGTGCTTCCCGCCGACCAGGTCACGGCGATCATGTCGGACCTGCTCGGCAATTCGAGTCGGTCGGTGTGGGACCGCGTCTCGTCGGTGTCGGAAAACTCGCTGGCGACCTACCTCTCCAAGGAGCATCCGCAGACCGCGGCGCTGATCCTGTCCAAGGTCAAGCCGTCTTGCGCCGCCAAGGTGATGAGCCAGTTGCCGTCGAGCCTGCGCAACGAATTGATGCGGCGGGTGCTCAGCCTCAAGCCGATCGTCGACGACGCGATGAAGGTCCTCGAGAAGACGCTGCATGAAGATCTGACGCTCAATTTCGCCCGCAACCTCGGCGCGGATACCTACGCGCGGGTCGCCGACATCATCAACAAGATGGAGCGTGGCCATATCGAGGACATGCTGAAGAGCCTGTCGGAAAAGCGGCCGAAGTCGGCCGAAGTGCTGAAGGAGCTGCTCTTTACTTTCGACGACGTCATCAACCTGGCGCCGAAGGCGCGCACCATGATCTTCGACCAGGTACCGACCGACCGCATCGTCGTGGCGCTGAAGGGCACCGACAAGCATTTCCGCGAGCTGATCCTGTCCGCGGTCGCATCGCGCGTTCGCCGCGTCGTCGAGTCCGAACTTGCCATCGGCGAGCCATCGAACCAGCGCGACGTGCTCGAGGCGCGTCGCGTCATCACCGATCTCGCCCTCGATCTGGCCGAGAAGGGTGAAATCGAGCTCAACCCCGATCAGGAGGACGAGCTGGTCTTCCGCTGA
- the fliN gene encoding flagellar motor switch protein FliN — protein sequence MAQSFDYETATASDDADTSPLERLAEIAARTAEETGKFANVDAILRIPVTMQVVLGSATIPVANLMKLGRGAVVPLDHRVGEPVDVVVNGRVVARGEVVVVEEDNSRFGVSLTEIVGPLGQGDS from the coding sequence ATGGCGCAATCCTTCGACTACGAAACTGCAACTGCATCGGATGATGCCGACACCTCTCCGCTCGAGCGGCTGGCGGAGATCGCCGCCCGCACCGCCGAGGAGACGGGCAAGTTCGCCAATGTGGATGCGATCCTGCGCATTCCCGTCACCATGCAGGTGGTGCTGGGATCGGCGACCATTCCGGTGGCCAATCTGATGAAGCTCGGCCGCGGTGCTGTCGTTCCTCTGGACCACCGCGTCGGCGAGCCCGTCGACGTCGTGGTCAACGGCCGCGTCGTTGCCCGCGGAGAGGTGGTCGTCGTCGAGGAGGACAATTCCCGCTTCGGCGTTTCGCTGACCGAGATCGTCGGACCGCTGGGGCAGGGTGATTCCTGA
- a CDS encoding MarR family winged helix-turn-helix transcriptional regulator produces the protein MPLAREAVELLVQAARTWYFEGNQHGLRDREWMALRFLGRANRFSRTPSALAGFIGATRATASQIVKTLESKSFLVRKPSQEDKRSVVLHVTPQGEKCLSQHDPINHVLNAVNSLGTEECVRLRDSLREVLNHLDAAHQRLDASICRDCMFLAERSPATGKARAVAEFMCRLYRAPVSLEETELLCTSFERTRDRPKIEQHLDRARVASQG, from the coding sequence ATGCCGTTGGCACGCGAAGCAGTCGAGCTGCTGGTTCAGGCGGCCAGAACCTGGTACTTCGAAGGAAATCAACACGGATTGCGCGATCGGGAGTGGATGGCGCTGCGCTTTCTCGGCCGCGCCAATCGCTTCTCGCGCACGCCGTCCGCACTTGCCGGGTTCATTGGCGCGACCAGAGCGACAGCGTCGCAGATCGTGAAGACGCTGGAAAGCAAATCCTTCCTGGTGCGAAAGCCGTCGCAGGAGGACAAGCGCTCTGTCGTCCTGCACGTCACGCCGCAAGGTGAGAAATGCCTGAGCCAGCACGACCCGATCAATCACGTGTTGAACGCGGTCAATTCGCTCGGCACCGAGGAATGCGTCAGGCTGCGCGACTCGCTCCGCGAGGTCCTCAACCATCTCGATGCGGCGCATCAGCGCCTCGATGCCAGCATCTGTCGCGATTGCATGTTCCTGGCCGAGCGCAGCCCTGCCACGGGCAAGGCCCGCGCCGTCGCCGAGTTCATGTGCCGTCTGTATCGCGCCCCCGTCTCGCTCGAGGAGACCGAGTTGCTGTGCACCAGCTTCGAACGCACCCGCGATCGCCCCAAGATCGAGCAGCATCTCGATCGCGCCCGCGTGGCAAGCCAGGGGTGA
- the fliI gene encoding flagellar protein export ATPase FliI encodes MNALRQLEWALLELEQSTPLASISGAISEIAPTHFRVSGLSRSVKLGELIGVNIGAKPQIGEVVRIDSDGIVAKPFDRHFAGGLGSVAYRMPPLSFAPDPSWKGRVINALGAPLDGMGPLTPGSRAVSAEAEAPPAMKRARVHKPLRTGVRVIDLFAPICAGQRVGIFAGSGVGKSTLLAMLARSQGFDTVVLALVGERGREVREFIEDVLGNDRNRAVTIVSTGDESPMMRRLAPKTAMAVAEYFRDRGESVLLIVDSITRFAHAAREVALAAGEPAVARGYAPTVFTDLPRLLERAGPGEEGSGTITGIYSVLVDGDDHNEPIADTIRSTLDGHIVLSRHIADQARYPAVDVLASVSRLAHNVWDPEERELVSKLRTLIAKYEDTSDLRLMGGYQSGRDSGLDQAVDMVPRIYHAMRQDASARPSADPFRELRDMLKGD; translated from the coding sequence TTGAATGCTCTTCGGCAACTTGAGTGGGCGCTGCTCGAGCTCGAGCAGAGCACGCCTCTGGCAAGCATCAGCGGCGCGATCTCCGAGATCGCGCCGACGCATTTTCGCGTCTCGGGCCTGTCGCGTTCGGTCAAGCTCGGCGAGCTGATCGGCGTCAATATTGGGGCCAAGCCCCAGATCGGCGAGGTGGTGCGGATCGACAGCGACGGCATCGTGGCCAAGCCGTTCGACCGGCACTTCGCCGGCGGCCTCGGCTCGGTTGCCTATCGCATGCCGCCTCTGTCGTTCGCGCCGGATCCGAGCTGGAAGGGCCGCGTCATCAATGCGCTGGGCGCGCCACTGGACGGAATGGGCCCGCTTACCCCTGGATCGCGGGCGGTTTCGGCCGAGGCGGAAGCGCCGCCGGCCATGAAGCGGGCGCGCGTTCACAAGCCACTGCGCACCGGCGTGCGGGTCATCGACTTGTTTGCGCCGATCTGCGCCGGCCAGCGCGTCGGCATCTTTGCCGGCTCCGGCGTCGGCAAATCGACCTTGCTCGCCATGCTCGCCCGCAGCCAGGGCTTCGACACCGTCGTGCTGGCGCTGGTGGGGGAACGCGGCCGCGAGGTGCGCGAATTCATCGAGGACGTGCTCGGCAACGACCGCAACCGCGCCGTCACCATCGTATCGACGGGTGATGAAAGTCCGATGATGCGGCGGCTGGCGCCGAAGACGGCGATGGCGGTCGCCGAATATTTCCGCGACCGCGGCGAATCGGTGCTTCTCATCGTCGATTCGATCACCCGCTTCGCCCATGCTGCCCGCGAGGTCGCACTGGCGGCCGGCGAGCCGGCGGTCGCCCGTGGTTACGCTCCGACGGTTTTCACCGATCTGCCGCGCCTCCTGGAGCGCGCCGGGCCCGGTGAGGAAGGATCCGGGACCATCACCGGCATCTACTCCGTGCTGGTCGATGGCGATGATCATAACGAGCCGATCGCCGACACCATCCGCAGCACGCTCGACGGACACATCGTGCTGTCCAGGCACATCGCCGATCAGGCACGCTATCCTGCGGTGGACGTGCTGGCCTCAGTTTCGCGCCTTGCGCACAACGTATGGGATCCCGAAGAACGCGAATTGGTGAGCAAATTGCGCACCCTGATCGCCAAATACGAGGACACAAGCGACCTTCGCCTGATGGGCGGGTACCAGTCGGGGCGCGATTCGGGCCTCGACCAGGCCGTCGACATGGTCCCGCGAATCTACCACGCCATGCGTCAAGACGCTTCGGCGCGGCCGAGCGCCGATCCGTTCCGCGAGCTCAGGGACATGCTCAAGGGCGACTAG
- the flhB gene encoding flagellar biosynthesis protein FlhB yields the protein MAETSDQESKTEEPTEKKVRDALEQGKIPVSREASLFASIAALMVILSFLIGQGVQQLMPTLRSFLDDPDGFPLHTGADAQNLLTVVGLDALRFLVPLVVILAVFGLAASLLQNAPNLVLDRIMPDLSRISPVSGWNRIFGAQGLVEFGKSIFKLVSVTSVVCFVLRSSEARAFEAMYTDPVALPEMILTIAMRIVSAICIATIVLVAIDLAWARFHWRRELRMTRQEIKDEHKQAEGDPLIKARLRSLARDRSRQRMIASVPRATLVIANPTHFAIALRYDRDENPAPLVVAKGMDVIALKIREVAEQSKIPVIENKALARALYEAVQVDQVIPAEFFRPVAEIIYFLQSKQAPRPAKVQ from the coding sequence ATGGCAGAGACATCCGACCAGGAGAGCAAGACAGAAGAGCCGACCGAGAAGAAAGTCCGCGATGCGCTCGAACAGGGCAAGATTCCGGTCTCTCGGGAGGCGTCGCTGTTCGCGTCCATTGCGGCGTTGATGGTGATTCTGTCCTTCCTCATCGGTCAGGGCGTGCAGCAACTGATGCCGACCTTGAGAAGCTTTCTCGACGATCCCGACGGTTTCCCGCTTCATACCGGTGCGGACGCGCAGAACCTACTCACCGTAGTCGGTCTCGATGCGCTGCGGTTCCTGGTGCCGCTGGTCGTGATCCTGGCGGTGTTCGGGCTGGCAGCGTCGCTGCTGCAGAACGCGCCGAACCTGGTGCTCGACCGTATCATGCCGGATCTGTCGCGAATCTCTCCAGTAAGCGGCTGGAACCGCATCTTCGGGGCTCAGGGTCTGGTGGAGTTCGGCAAATCGATTTTCAAGCTCGTCTCGGTGACATCAGTCGTCTGCTTCGTGTTGCGCTCGTCGGAGGCGAGGGCGTTCGAGGCGATGTACACCGATCCGGTCGCATTGCCCGAGATGATTCTCACCATCGCGATGCGGATCGTGTCGGCGATCTGCATCGCGACGATCGTGCTGGTCGCGATCGATCTCGCCTGGGCGCGCTTCCACTGGCGGCGCGAGCTGCGAATGACGAGGCAAGAGATCAAGGACGAGCACAAGCAGGCGGAAGGCGATCCGCTGATCAAGGCGCGTCTGCGTTCGCTCGCGCGCGACCGATCGCGCCAGCGCATGATCGCTTCCGTGCCGCGCGCGACGCTGGTGATCGCGAATCCGACGCATTTCGCGATCGCGTTGCGCTACGACCGGGACGAAAACCCGGCGCCGCTCGTGGTGGCCAAGGGCATGGACGTGATCGCGCTGAAGATTCGCGAGGTCGCCGAGCAGAGCAAGATTCCGGTGATCGAGAACAAGGCGCTCGCCCGTGCGCTCTACGAAGCGGTGCAGGTCGATCAGGTGATCCCCGCCGAATTCTTCCGCCCCGTCGCCGAGATCATCTATTTCCTTCAATCGAAGCAGGCGCCGCGGCCCGCGAAAGTTCAGTAG